The genomic stretch ACTCACTGTGACAGAGCTGGATATCCCGTCGACTTCGAACCCGCCCACCTTATGGAAGCTCGCCTCAAGGCGCGCGCCGCTGAAGCCGGCCTCTCGGAAGAGGAGGCCACGAACATCATGAACGACGGCTGGGCACGGCAGGACGCGCTTTTCCCGCCCAGGAACCTGCCCGAGGATTTCGACGACGACGACTTTCTGGCGAGTCTGAACGAAGCACAGAAAATATTTCCGCAAGTTTGTCGCCAACTCGCGACCGACCACCCAGAGATGATCCAAGTCGCTGATGTCGATGAAGCCGACCGGGACTTGGTCGAGCGCTTCGATCTTTACCGTCAGGCAATCGCCCTGAAACGAGCACGCACGGGGTCTCAGTAGACGTCCCGCCGATAGCGGCCGTCTTCGAGCAACTCCAGCACCTGTTCGGCGCCCAACGCCGCCTCCAGCGCCGCATGGACGCCCTGCGACATCCCCTCCAGACTGCCGCAGACATAGATGACCGCCCCGCGCGCCACCCAGGCGCGTAGTTCGTCGCTCGCCTCCGCCGTCAGATCCTGCACATACCGCCCGTCGCCTTCGTCGCGCGAGAAGCACCGGTCCAGCCGCCGCAACACGCCCGACGTCAGCCACGCCTGTAACTCTTCATCGAAGAAGGCGTCGTGCGCCTGCGTCCGTTCGCCGAACAGCAACCAGGCCCCGCCGCCCGCCGCCGTCCGCGCCTTCAGATGCGCCCGCAATCCCGCGATCCCCGTGCCGTTGCCGATCAGGATCATCGGCGTCTCGTCCGCCGGTCCATGGAAGCTGCGGTTCGGGCGTAGCCGCATGCCGATCTGGTCGCCGACCGCCAGATCCTGGGTCAACCAGCCCGAGGCCAGCCCCGGCGTTCCGTCGGGATGGCGCATCAGGCGGATCAGGCACTCGACCCGCCCGTCAGACGGCAGCGAGGCGATGGAATATTCCCGCGCGCCGGGCGTCGCCCCGTCCCGTTCGGGCAGGCCGACCTCGGCGATGTCCCCGGCCGCCCAATCGCCGAGGCGGCCGACCGGTTCGAACGCCAGATGATAGGCCGCTCCGCCCGGACTGCCCGGATTGACCAGGGTCCGCTCGACCAACCGCCAGGGATCGAAGGCGGCCGGAGCCCAGTCCGGCGCGGCGATACTGCCGGTGATCTGGTTCAACTGATGTTGCCAGCGACGGACGGCGCCGGCCTCGCCGTTATCGACCTCCACCACGTCGAACAGGGCTTCGGCGTCCGAGCGGCGCAACCAGCCGTCCACCGCATGGCCGAAGCCGCAGAACTGATCATAGCTGCGGTCGCCGAGGGCCAGCAGTCCGAACCTAAGCCCCTTCAGGTCCGCCGCCTCACCCATCAGTTTGCGAACAAACCGGGCCGCAGTGTCGGGCGGGTCGCCCTCGCCGGTCGTCGATACGATCAGCAGGGCCCGCGACGCCGCCTTCAAGGCCGCAAGATCCAGATCAGCGAAGGACAGGACCCGCGCCCCGACCCCGCCGTCCTGCAAGGCCTTGGCCGTCATCCAGGCCAGCTCCTCGGCGAATCCCGTCTGGCTGGCGAAGGCGACCAGCACCGCCTCGCCCGGCCCGGCCATCGCCGCCGACCGTGCGCGCGCGGCCGCCTTGGCCCGGCGCTCGCGCCAGACGACGAGACCCGTCAGGACCAGCCACAGGGCTGCCGTCCCGGCGGCCCAAAACCAACGCACGGGATCGCCTGTCACCAGGGCTCTTCCATCATGGCGGCCAGGGCGGGCGTCATCCGTTCGACCGGCCCGCGCGGCGTCCGCTCCACGAACAGGGCCGCCAGACCGATCGCCTCGGCATGTTCAGGCCCGTCGAACGGCCCCATGACCGTCAAGGCCGTGGCGTAGGCGTCCGCCTTCATCGCCGACGGG from Brevundimonas sp. SL130 encodes the following:
- a CDS encoding sulfite reductase subunit alpha — protein: MRWFWAAGTAALWLVLTGLVVWRERRAKAAARARSAAMAGPGEAVLVAFASQTGFAEELAWMTAKALQDGGVGARVLSFADLDLAALKAASRALLIVSTTGEGDPPDTAARFVRKLMGEAADLKGLRFGLLALGDRSYDQFCGFGHAVDGWLRRSDAEALFDVVEVDNGEAGAVRRWQHQLNQITGSIAAPDWAPAAFDPWRLVERTLVNPGSPGGAAYHLAFEPVGRLGDWAAGDIAEVGLPERDGATPGAREYSIASLPSDGRVECLIRLMRHPDGTPGLASGWLTQDLAVGDQIGMRLRPNRSFHGPADETPMILIGNGTGIAGLRAHLKARTAAGGGAWLLFGERTQAHDAFFDEELQAWLTSGVLRRLDRCFSRDEGDGRYVQDLTAEASDELRAWVARGAVIYVCGSLEGMSQGVHAALEAALGAEQVLELLEDGRYRRDVY